Proteins from one Aquila chrysaetos chrysaetos chromosome 5, bAquChr1.4, whole genome shotgun sequence genomic window:
- the IL15RA gene encoding interleukin-15 receptor subunit alpha isoform X3, whose protein sequence is MHRSIPATHCSIPAVHHIPAVHHIPAVHRSIPAVPCSILAMHCSIPAVHHILAMHRSIPAANRSGRAVYCFIRTAHLSIPALEHHLSAAARVRGQELAAAGVTAPARCSRPKDVANAHIDAGNNTLLNTRLRYTCNPGYKRKAGTSSLIQCILRDGSTEPDWTHTTLQCIRDPALPPQTPSPELPTVPCTEGMTQKAGTTDASLTSNPSPAATSGLPGAAGRSPMPPATDGPSLEKSTLPEMPPRLQTSTPGEGMAAGSSLGTTPLPTAPMDHAAGRATCLGKDNLPTGLVSTGKGSFTFSMHFFFLLSKPLFSEGPPSIPTFPSFAAKNLHFSLLFQSPSRPWPLPLGSRCWWSPVSWPAAAGG, encoded by the exons ATGCATCGCTCCATCCCGGCCACGCATTGCTCCATCCCGGCTGTGCATCACATCCCGGCTGTGCATCACATCCCGGCCGTGCATCGCTCCATCCCGGCCGTGCCTTGCTCCATCCTGGCCATGCATTGCTCCATCCCGGCCGTGCATCACATCCTCGCCATGCATCGCTCCATCCCAGCTGCGAACCGCTCCGGCCGGGCTGTATACTGCTTTATCCGCACTGCGCATCTCTCCATCCCGGCCCTGGAGCATCACCTCTCCGCAGCGGCTCGCGTCAGGGGACAGGAGCTGGCAGCGGCCGGGGTCACGG CGCCAGCGCGATGCAGCCGTCCCAAGGACGTGGCCAACGCGCACATCGACGCGGGCAACAACACGCTGCTCAACACCCGCCTGCGCTACACCTGCAACCCGGGCTACAAGCGCAAAGCCGGTACCTCCAGCCTCATCCAGTGCATCCTCCGCGACGGTTCCACTGAGCCCGACTGGACCCACACCACGCTGCAATGCATCC GGGACCCGGCTCTACCTCCGCAAACCCCCAGCCCCGAGCTCCCGACCGTGCCGTGCACCGAGGGGATGACCCAGAAGG CAGGAACCACCGACGCCAGCCTGACCTCCAACCCCTCTCCAGCAGCAACATCTGGGCTGCCGGGAGCTGCTGGCCGGTCACCCATGCCACCAGCGACTGATGGGCCCTCACTGGAGAAGTCCACGCTGCCAGAGATGCCCCCACGGCTACAGACATCCACACCGGGAGAGGGGATGGCCGCAGGGTCATCTCTGGGGACAACCCCGCTGCCCACCGCCCCCATGGACCATGCTGCAGGTCGGGCCACCTGCCTAGGGAAAGATAACCTTCCAACAGGGCTAGTTTCAACCGGCAAAGgctcttttactttttcaatgcatttttttttccttctctccaaaccCCTTTTTAGTGAGGgtccccccagcatccccaccTTTCCTAGCTTTGCAGCTAAAAATctccatttctctcttctttttcagtctccATCCAGACCCTGGCCTCTTCCATTG GGCTCCCGGTGCTGGTGGTCGCCGGTATCGtggcctgctgctgctggaggatgA
- the IL15RA gene encoding interleukin-15 receptor subunit alpha isoform X5: MHRSIPATHCSIPAVHHIPAVHHIPAVHRSIPAVPCSILAMHCSIPAVHHILAMHRSIPAANRSGRAVYCFIRTAHLSIPALEHHLSAAARVRGQELAAAGVTAPARCSRPKDVANAHIDAGNNTLLNTRLRYTCNPGYKRKAGTSSLIQCILRDGSTEPDWTHTTLQCIRTTDASLTSNPSPAATSGLPGAAGRSPMPPATDGPSLEKSTLPEMPPRLQTSTPGEGMAAGSSLGTTPLPTAPMDHAAGRATCLGKDNLPTGLVSTGKGSFTFSMHFFFLLSKPLFSEGPPSIPTFPSFAAKNLHFSLLFQSPSRPWPLPLVSRAKSLFWQAGAYFLYFLA; this comes from the exons ATGCATCGCTCCATCCCGGCCACGCATTGCTCCATCCCGGCTGTGCATCACATCCCGGCTGTGCATCACATCCCGGCCGTGCATCGCTCCATCCCGGCCGTGCCTTGCTCCATCCTGGCCATGCATTGCTCCATCCCGGCCGTGCATCACATCCTCGCCATGCATCGCTCCATCCCAGCTGCGAACCGCTCCGGCCGGGCTGTATACTGCTTTATCCGCACTGCGCATCTCTCCATCCCGGCCCTGGAGCATCACCTCTCCGCAGCGGCTCGCGTCAGGGGACAGGAGCTGGCAGCGGCCGGGGTCACGG CGCCAGCGCGATGCAGCCGTCCCAAGGACGTGGCCAACGCGCACATCGACGCGGGCAACAACACGCTGCTCAACACCCGCCTGCGCTACACCTGCAACCCGGGCTACAAGCGCAAAGCCGGTACCTCCAGCCTCATCCAGTGCATCCTCCGCGACGGTTCCACTGAGCCCGACTGGACCCACACCACGCTGCAATGCATCC GAACCACCGACGCCAGCCTGACCTCCAACCCCTCTCCAGCAGCAACATCTGGGCTGCCGGGAGCTGCTGGCCGGTCACCCATGCCACCAGCGACTGATGGGCCCTCACTGGAGAAGTCCACGCTGCCAGAGATGCCCCCACGGCTACAGACATCCACACCGGGAGAGGGGATGGCCGCAGGGTCATCTCTGGGGACAACCCCGCTGCCCACCGCCCCCATGGACCATGCTGCAGGTCGGGCCACCTGCCTAGGGAAAGATAACCTTCCAACAGGGCTAGTTTCAACCGGCAAAGgctcttttactttttcaatgcatttttttttccttctctccaaaccCCTTTTTAGTGAGGgtccccccagcatccccaccTTTCCTAGCTTTGCAGCTAAAAATctccatttctctcttctttttcagtctccATCCAGACCCTGGCCTCTTCCATTGGTAAGCCGGGCAAAAAGCTTATTTTGGCAAGCAGGggcttattttctttattttttagcttAA
- the IL15RA gene encoding interleukin-15 receptor subunit alpha isoform X6 has protein sequence MHRSIPATHCSIPAVHHIPAVHHIPAVHRSIPAVPCSILAMHCSIPAVHHILAMHRSIPAANRSGRAVYCFIRTAHLSIPALEHHLSAAARVRGQELAAAGVTAPARCSRPKDVANAHIDAGNNTLLNTRLRYTCNPGYKRKAGTSSLIQCILRDGSTEPDWTHTTLQCIRDPALPPQTPSPELPTVPCTEGMTQKAGTTDASLTSNPSPAATSGLPGAAGRSPMPPATDGPSLEKSTLPEMPPRLQTSTPGEGMAAGSSLGTTPLPTAPMDHAAVSIQTLASSIGLPVLVVAGIVACCCWRMKTRTGQSYAVPVTAIPMVAPAAENDEMMPPGVFPTG, from the exons ATGCATCGCTCCATCCCGGCCACGCATTGCTCCATCCCGGCTGTGCATCACATCCCGGCTGTGCATCACATCCCGGCCGTGCATCGCTCCATCCCGGCCGTGCCTTGCTCCATCCTGGCCATGCATTGCTCCATCCCGGCCGTGCATCACATCCTCGCCATGCATCGCTCCATCCCAGCTGCGAACCGCTCCGGCCGGGCTGTATACTGCTTTATCCGCACTGCGCATCTCTCCATCCCGGCCCTGGAGCATCACCTCTCCGCAGCGGCTCGCGTCAGGGGACAGGAGCTGGCAGCGGCCGGGGTCACGG CGCCAGCGCGATGCAGCCGTCCCAAGGACGTGGCCAACGCGCACATCGACGCGGGCAACAACACGCTGCTCAACACCCGCCTGCGCTACACCTGCAACCCGGGCTACAAGCGCAAAGCCGGTACCTCCAGCCTCATCCAGTGCATCCTCCGCGACGGTTCCACTGAGCCCGACTGGACCCACACCACGCTGCAATGCATCC GGGACCCGGCTCTACCTCCGCAAACCCCCAGCCCCGAGCTCCCGACCGTGCCGTGCACCGAGGGGATGACCCAGAAGG CAGGAACCACCGACGCCAGCCTGACCTCCAACCCCTCTCCAGCAGCAACATCTGGGCTGCCGGGAGCTGCTGGCCGGTCACCCATGCCACCAGCGACTGATGGGCCCTCACTGGAGAAGTCCACGCTGCCAGAGATGCCCCCACGGCTACAGACATCCACACCGGGAGAGGGGATGGCCGCAGGGTCATCTCTGGGGACAACCCCGCTGCCCACCGCCCCCATGGACCATGCTGCAG tctccATCCAGACCCTGGCCTCTTCCATTG GGCTCCCGGTGCTGGTGGTCGCCGGTATCGtggcctgctgctgctggaggatgAAAAC GCGCACGGGGCAGAGCTACGCGGTGCCGGTGACGGCCATCCCCATGGTGGCTCCCGCCGCTGAGAACGATGAGATGATGCCGCCTGGcgtcttccccacgggctga
- the IL15RA gene encoding interleukin-15 receptor subunit alpha isoform X2, which translates to MHRSIPATHCSIPAVHHIPAVHHIPAVHRSIPAVPCSILAMHCSIPAVHHILAMHRSIPAANRSGRAVYCFIRTAHLSIPALEHHLSAAARVRGQELAAAGVTAPARCSRPKDVANAHIDAGNNTLLNTRLRYTCNPGYKRKAGTSSLIQCILRDGSTEPDWTHTTLQCIRDPALPPQTPSPELPTVPCTEGMTQKGTTDASLTSNPSPAATSGLPGAAGRSPMPPATDGPSLEKSTLPEMPPRLQTSTPGEGMAAGSSLGTTPLPTAPMDHAAGRATCLGKDNLPTGLVSTGKGSFTFSMHFFFLLSKPLFSEGPPSIPTFPSFAAKNLHFSLLFQSPSRPWPLPLVSRAKSLFWQAGAYFLYFLA; encoded by the exons ATGCATCGCTCCATCCCGGCCACGCATTGCTCCATCCCGGCTGTGCATCACATCCCGGCTGTGCATCACATCCCGGCCGTGCATCGCTCCATCCCGGCCGTGCCTTGCTCCATCCTGGCCATGCATTGCTCCATCCCGGCCGTGCATCACATCCTCGCCATGCATCGCTCCATCCCAGCTGCGAACCGCTCCGGCCGGGCTGTATACTGCTTTATCCGCACTGCGCATCTCTCCATCCCGGCCCTGGAGCATCACCTCTCCGCAGCGGCTCGCGTCAGGGGACAGGAGCTGGCAGCGGCCGGGGTCACGG CGCCAGCGCGATGCAGCCGTCCCAAGGACGTGGCCAACGCGCACATCGACGCGGGCAACAACACGCTGCTCAACACCCGCCTGCGCTACACCTGCAACCCGGGCTACAAGCGCAAAGCCGGTACCTCCAGCCTCATCCAGTGCATCCTCCGCGACGGTTCCACTGAGCCCGACTGGACCCACACCACGCTGCAATGCATCC GGGACCCGGCTCTACCTCCGCAAACCCCCAGCCCCGAGCTCCCGACCGTGCCGTGCACCGAGGGGATGACCCAGAAGG GAACCACCGACGCCAGCCTGACCTCCAACCCCTCTCCAGCAGCAACATCTGGGCTGCCGGGAGCTGCTGGCCGGTCACCCATGCCACCAGCGACTGATGGGCCCTCACTGGAGAAGTCCACGCTGCCAGAGATGCCCCCACGGCTACAGACATCCACACCGGGAGAGGGGATGGCCGCAGGGTCATCTCTGGGGACAACCCCGCTGCCCACCGCCCCCATGGACCATGCTGCAGGTCGGGCCACCTGCCTAGGGAAAGATAACCTTCCAACAGGGCTAGTTTCAACCGGCAAAGgctcttttactttttcaatgcatttttttttccttctctccaaaccCCTTTTTAGTGAGGgtccccccagcatccccaccTTTCCTAGCTTTGCAGCTAAAAATctccatttctctcttctttttcagtctccATCCAGACCCTGGCCTCTTCCATTGGTAAGCCGGGCAAAAAGCTTATTTTGGCAAGCAGGggcttattttctttattttttagcttAA
- the IL15RA gene encoding interleukin-15 receptor subunit alpha isoform X4 — protein MHRSIPATHCSIPAVHHIPAVHHIPAVHRSIPAVPCSILAMHCSIPAVHHILAMHRSIPAANRSGRAVYCFIRTAHLSIPALEHHLSAAARVRGQELAAAGVTAPARCSRPKDVANAHIDAGNNTLLNTRLRYTCNPGYKRKAGTSSLIQCILRDGSTEPDWTHTTLQCIPGTTDASLTSNPSPAATSGLPGAAGRSPMPPATDGPSLEKSTLPEMPPRLQTSTPGEGMAAGSSLGTTPLPTAPMDHAAGRATCLGKDNLPTGLVSTGKGSFTFSMHFFFLLSKPLFSEGPPSIPTFPSFAAKNLHFSLLFQSPSRPWPLPLVSRAKSLFWQAGAYFLYFLA, from the exons ATGCATCGCTCCATCCCGGCCACGCATTGCTCCATCCCGGCTGTGCATCACATCCCGGCTGTGCATCACATCCCGGCCGTGCATCGCTCCATCCCGGCCGTGCCTTGCTCCATCCTGGCCATGCATTGCTCCATCCCGGCCGTGCATCACATCCTCGCCATGCATCGCTCCATCCCAGCTGCGAACCGCTCCGGCCGGGCTGTATACTGCTTTATCCGCACTGCGCATCTCTCCATCCCGGCCCTGGAGCATCACCTCTCCGCAGCGGCTCGCGTCAGGGGACAGGAGCTGGCAGCGGCCGGGGTCACGG CGCCAGCGCGATGCAGCCGTCCCAAGGACGTGGCCAACGCGCACATCGACGCGGGCAACAACACGCTGCTCAACACCCGCCTGCGCTACACCTGCAACCCGGGCTACAAGCGCAAAGCCGGTACCTCCAGCCTCATCCAGTGCATCCTCCGCGACGGTTCCACTGAGCCCGACTGGACCCACACCACGCTGCAATGCATCC CAGGAACCACCGACGCCAGCCTGACCTCCAACCCCTCTCCAGCAGCAACATCTGGGCTGCCGGGAGCTGCTGGCCGGTCACCCATGCCACCAGCGACTGATGGGCCCTCACTGGAGAAGTCCACGCTGCCAGAGATGCCCCCACGGCTACAGACATCCACACCGGGAGAGGGGATGGCCGCAGGGTCATCTCTGGGGACAACCCCGCTGCCCACCGCCCCCATGGACCATGCTGCAGGTCGGGCCACCTGCCTAGGGAAAGATAACCTTCCAACAGGGCTAGTTTCAACCGGCAAAGgctcttttactttttcaatgcatttttttttccttctctccaaaccCCTTTTTAGTGAGGgtccccccagcatccccaccTTTCCTAGCTTTGCAGCTAAAAATctccatttctctcttctttttcagtctccATCCAGACCCTGGCCTCTTCCATTGGTAAGCCGGGCAAAAAGCTTATTTTGGCAAGCAGGggcttattttctttattttttagcttAA
- the IL15RA gene encoding interleukin-15 receptor subunit alpha isoform X1, translating into MHRSIPATHCSIPAVHHIPAVHHIPAVHRSIPAVPCSILAMHCSIPAVHHILAMHRSIPAANRSGRAVYCFIRTAHLSIPALEHHLSAAARVRGQELAAAGVTAPARCSRPKDVANAHIDAGNNTLLNTRLRYTCNPGYKRKAGTSSLIQCILRDGSTEPDWTHTTLQCIRDPALPPQTPSPELPTVPCTEGMTQKAGTTDASLTSNPSPAATSGLPGAAGRSPMPPATDGPSLEKSTLPEMPPRLQTSTPGEGMAAGSSLGTTPLPTAPMDHAAGRATCLGKDNLPTGLVSTGKGSFTFSMHFFFLLSKPLFSEGPPSIPTFPSFAAKNLHFSLLFQSPSRPWPLPLVSRAKSLFWQAGAYFLYFLA; encoded by the exons ATGCATCGCTCCATCCCGGCCACGCATTGCTCCATCCCGGCTGTGCATCACATCCCGGCTGTGCATCACATCCCGGCCGTGCATCGCTCCATCCCGGCCGTGCCTTGCTCCATCCTGGCCATGCATTGCTCCATCCCGGCCGTGCATCACATCCTCGCCATGCATCGCTCCATCCCAGCTGCGAACCGCTCCGGCCGGGCTGTATACTGCTTTATCCGCACTGCGCATCTCTCCATCCCGGCCCTGGAGCATCACCTCTCCGCAGCGGCTCGCGTCAGGGGACAGGAGCTGGCAGCGGCCGGGGTCACGG CGCCAGCGCGATGCAGCCGTCCCAAGGACGTGGCCAACGCGCACATCGACGCGGGCAACAACACGCTGCTCAACACCCGCCTGCGCTACACCTGCAACCCGGGCTACAAGCGCAAAGCCGGTACCTCCAGCCTCATCCAGTGCATCCTCCGCGACGGTTCCACTGAGCCCGACTGGACCCACACCACGCTGCAATGCATCC GGGACCCGGCTCTACCTCCGCAAACCCCCAGCCCCGAGCTCCCGACCGTGCCGTGCACCGAGGGGATGACCCAGAAGG CAGGAACCACCGACGCCAGCCTGACCTCCAACCCCTCTCCAGCAGCAACATCTGGGCTGCCGGGAGCTGCTGGCCGGTCACCCATGCCACCAGCGACTGATGGGCCCTCACTGGAGAAGTCCACGCTGCCAGAGATGCCCCCACGGCTACAGACATCCACACCGGGAGAGGGGATGGCCGCAGGGTCATCTCTGGGGACAACCCCGCTGCCCACCGCCCCCATGGACCATGCTGCAGGTCGGGCCACCTGCCTAGGGAAAGATAACCTTCCAACAGGGCTAGTTTCAACCGGCAAAGgctcttttactttttcaatgcatttttttttccttctctccaaaccCCTTTTTAGTGAGGgtccccccagcatccccaccTTTCCTAGCTTTGCAGCTAAAAATctccatttctctcttctttttcagtctccATCCAGACCCTGGCCTCTTCCATTGGTAAGCCGGGCAAAAAGCTTATTTTGGCAAGCAGGggcttattttctttattttttagcttAA